From the genome of Deltaproteobacteria bacterium, one region includes:
- a CDS encoding SurA N-terminal domain-containing protein — translation MLDQMRKHSRSFIIYIFFGIIIAVFVVNFGPQSAGCTTSTTYAARVAGNTLSTSDFTYAMAVAGLKEQQVQDETQLVQLRGIVMDQLIVRELLAEEALKVGLRIPAKEIEDMLLKGRYMALGQPRPLMMGEDGKFDYDRFSRYARWYWGVSVKKFKEHQTRELLADKMRGYLRGSVKVSEEEVKADFMHKNTQVKLAYVRFSPTDLKSQVALDEAAVKAFAAANKDKIRKHYEANKSAYVKLPKQVQLLVLKTSASGGGKEKARRKAEAALKRLQGGASFTEVAKTESEDPDTKGAGGYLGWRNVDATGLGPAVDKAVAGLKEGSLSSVIEEKDAFVVVKVAGTRQGDLTPAQAEDEIARQMATDDAALQLAKTSAAAFIKRARAGEKLGDLFTPEEGSEGAKPEAEAKEGKDAPASQAAKPDRSPLKLAKTSLFNRSAQHLVPGVGISEPLSSAAFKLKKGETASEPYVIGRVVYLVSCDDRTEPDMGEWTKKKDELTEQVQIQKFVRMLRTHVHEVCTAALKANEIKVTPSILSAPVAEEPGAKRRATAAPAPAYTPCQSLAPTEAS, via the coding sequence ATGCTCGATCAAATGCGGAAGCATTCGCGTTCTTTCATCATCTACATCTTCTTCGGCATCATCATCGCGGTCTTCGTGGTGAACTTCGGCCCGCAGTCGGCCGGCTGCACCACCAGCACGACGTACGCGGCGCGGGTGGCGGGAAACACCCTCTCCACCAGCGACTTCACCTACGCGATGGCCGTGGCCGGGCTGAAAGAACAGCAGGTCCAGGACGAAACGCAGCTCGTCCAGCTCCGCGGGATCGTGATGGACCAGCTCATCGTGCGCGAGCTGCTGGCGGAGGAGGCGCTCAAGGTGGGCCTCCGCATCCCCGCGAAGGAGATCGAGGACATGCTCCTCAAGGGGAGGTACATGGCCCTCGGGCAGCCCCGCCCGCTCATGATGGGAGAGGACGGCAAGTTCGACTACGACCGCTTCTCCCGGTACGCCCGCTGGTACTGGGGCGTGTCGGTGAAGAAGTTCAAGGAGCACCAGACGCGCGAGCTGCTGGCCGACAAGATGCGCGGGTACCTGCGGGGGAGCGTGAAGGTGTCGGAGGAGGAGGTGAAGGCCGACTTCATGCACAAGAACACGCAGGTCAAGCTGGCCTACGTGCGCTTCTCTCCGACGGACCTCAAGAGCCAGGTGGCGCTGGATGAGGCGGCGGTCAAGGCCTTCGCCGCCGCCAACAAGGACAAGATCCGGAAGCACTACGAGGCCAACAAGTCGGCCTACGTCAAGCTGCCGAAGCAGGTGCAGCTCCTCGTGCTGAAGACGAGCGCGAGCGGAGGCGGCAAGGAGAAGGCGCGCCGCAAGGCCGAGGCGGCGCTGAAACGGCTGCAGGGAGGCGCGAGCTTCACGGAGGTGGCGAAGACGGAGTCCGAGGACCCGGACACCAAGGGAGCCGGCGGCTACCTGGGCTGGCGGAACGTCGACGCGACGGGGCTCGGGCCGGCGGTGGACAAGGCGGTCGCCGGACTGAAGGAAGGATCCCTCTCGTCAGTCATCGAGGAGAAGGACGCCTTCGTCGTCGTGAAGGTGGCGGGGACGAGGCAGGGAGACCTGACCCCCGCGCAGGCGGAGGACGAGATCGCGCGACAGATGGCCACGGACGACGCAGCCCTCCAGCTCGCCAAGACCTCCGCCGCCGCGTTCATCAAGCGCGCACGGGCCGGGGAGAAGCTCGGAGATCTCTTCACTCCGGAGGAGGGAAGCGAGGGCGCCAAGCCGGAGGCCGAGGCGAAGGAGGGAAAGGACGCGCCAGCGAGCCAGGCGGCCAAACCCGACCGCAGTCCCCTCAAGCTGGCCAAGACCTCCCTGTTCAACCGCAGCGCGCAGCACCTCGTGCCGGGCGTGGGGATCTCGGAGCCCCTGAGCAGCGCCGCCTTCAAGCTGAAGAAGGGAGAAACGGCCAGCGAGCCGTACGTGATCGGGCGCGTGGTCTACCTCGTCTCCTGCGACGACCGCACGGAACCCGACATGGGCGAGTGGACCAAGAAGAAGGACGAGCTGACCGAGCAGGTGCAGATCCAGAAGTTCGTACGGATGCTCCGAACCCACGTGCACGAGGTCTGCACGGCCGCCCTCAAGGCGAACGAGATCAAGGTGACCCCGTCCATCCTGTCGGCGCCGGTAGCCGAGGAGCCGGGGGCCAAGCGCCGGGCGACGGCCGCGCCTGCCCCCGCGTACACCCCCTGCCAGAGCCTCGCCCCGACCGAAGCTAGCTAG
- a CDS encoding rod shape-determining protein, with product MLFDWVYGLFSNDMAIDLGTATTLTYVKDRGIVAHEPSVVAVQKNGNGTSRVLAVGHEAKEMLGRTPGNIVAIRPMKDGVIADFEVTEAMLRYFITRAHKRKTLVRPRIIICVPSGITEVEKRAVRDSALAASAREVYLIEEPMAAAIGAGLPITEPSGNMVVDIGGGTTEVAVISLAGIVYCKSVRVAGDKMDEAIIQHMKRKYNLLIGERTAEQIKKTVGNAYPPENLLTIDVKGRDIVAGVPKTITTNSDEIREALAEPINAIVEAVRVVLERTPPELSADIVDKGIVLTGGGSQLRNLDVLLREETGLPVMLCDNPECAVVLGTGKALDELKLLKEVTIH from the coding sequence ATGCTGTTCGACTGGGTCTACGGCCTCTTCTCCAACGACATGGCCATCGATTTGGGGACGGCCACTACCCTGACCTATGTGAAGGATCGGGGGATTGTCGCGCACGAGCCCTCCGTCGTGGCGGTGCAGAAGAATGGCAACGGCACGAGCCGGGTGCTGGCGGTGGGTCACGAGGCCAAGGAGATGCTGGGCCGCACGCCGGGAAACATCGTGGCCATCCGTCCCATGAAGGACGGCGTGATCGCCGACTTCGAGGTGACCGAGGCCATGCTTCGGTATTTCATCACGCGAGCCCACAAGCGAAAGACCCTCGTCCGCCCGCGCATCATCATCTGTGTTCCCTCGGGGATTACCGAGGTGGAGAAGCGGGCCGTGCGGGACTCGGCTCTGGCAGCGAGCGCGCGCGAGGTCTACCTGATCGAGGAGCCGATGGCGGCGGCGATCGGCGCGGGGCTGCCCATCACGGAACCCAGCGGTAACATGGTGGTGGACATCGGCGGAGGCACCACGGAGGTCGCGGTCATCTCTCTCGCCGGAATCGTCTACTGCAAGTCCGTGCGCGTGGCCGGCGACAAGATGGACGAGGCGATCATTCAACACATGAAGCGCAAGTACAACCTCCTCATCGGAGAGCGTACCGCCGAGCAGATCAAGAAGACCGTGGGCAACGCCTATCCGCCCGAGAATCTCCTGACCATCGACGTGAAGGGACGGGACATCGTGGCCGGGGTGCCCAAGACCATCACGACCAACTCGGACGAGATCCGAGAGGCGCTCGCCGAGCCTATCAATGCGATTGTCGAAGCAGTTCGTGTGGTGCTGGAGCGCACGCCCCCCGAGCTGAGCGCCGACATCGTGGACAAGGGGATCGTGCTCACAGGAGGCGGATCGCAGCTTCGGAACCTCGACGTGCTGCTCCGCGAAGAGACGGGTCTGCCCGTGATGCTCTGCGACAACCCCGAGTGCGCCGTGGTGCTGGGCACCGGCAAGGCCCTCGATGAGCTCAAGCTGCTCAAGGAAGTGACGATCCACTGA
- a CDS encoding rod shape-determining protein MreC translates to MTLLAVPVLFLQANLKSPTDVNAVDRLVLRLSAPIQAAVSGAVGGIQRGWRRYVYLVDLQAQNERLARDLTRLRLELQEAQRNASQLGRYERMLAFRAQHGIETVGARVIGRQSSPFARALRLRLDRGAPQLRSGLPVVTADGVVGRVGKVYGPYSEVSLTVDPRSAIDVVIQRTGSRGMLRGTDGGSGYRCRMDYLLRKEEVRVGDLVVTSGVAGGFPRGLPVGRISRVTQRTYGLYQEVEVTPMVDFSSLEDVLIILAPPPPPVARAGGEAEPASGLLP, encoded by the coding sequence GTGACGCTGCTCGCCGTTCCGGTGCTCTTCCTGCAGGCCAATCTGAAGTCGCCGACCGACGTGAACGCGGTGGACCGGCTCGTGCTGCGGCTCTCGGCCCCGATCCAGGCGGCGGTGAGCGGGGCGGTGGGGGGGATCCAGCGCGGGTGGCGCCGCTACGTTTATCTCGTGGACCTGCAGGCGCAGAACGAGCGGCTGGCGCGAGATCTCACGCGATTGCGGCTCGAGCTGCAGGAAGCGCAGCGCAACGCGTCGCAGCTCGGGCGCTACGAGCGCATGCTCGCCTTTCGCGCGCAGCACGGCATCGAAACCGTCGGAGCGCGCGTCATCGGCCGGCAATCGTCGCCGTTCGCGCGGGCGCTCCGGTTGCGGCTGGATCGCGGCGCGCCGCAGCTGCGGTCCGGGCTCCCCGTGGTAACGGCCGACGGGGTCGTGGGGCGCGTGGGCAAGGTCTACGGTCCTTACTCGGAGGTGAGTCTCACCGTGGACCCGCGGAGCGCGATCGACGTGGTGATCCAGCGCACCGGCAGCCGAGGGATGCTGCGCGGCACCGACGGTGGCAGCGGTTATCGCTGCCGCATGGACTACCTGCTGCGCAAAGAGGAGGTGCGCGTGGGGGACCTGGTCGTGACGAGCGGCGTGGCGGGCGGGTTCCCGCGCGGGCTCCCCGTGGGTCGCATCTCCCGGGTGACCCAGCGGACCTACGGGCTCTACCAGGAGGTGGAGGTGACGCCGATGGTGGACTTCTCGAGCCTCGAGGACGTGCTGATCATCCTGGCGCCGCCCCCGCCCCCCGTCGCGCGGGCGGGCGGCGAAGCCGAGCCAGCCTCGGGCCTCCTGCCGTGA
- the mrdA gene encoding penicillin-binding protein 2, with protein sequence MIPHGEIPEFRQRYRYLVALVGVSFAILVGRLWQLQIIDGDHYRRQTEDNFVQETRIPTVRGLILDRKGRSLVANRPSYDVYVTPRFATEASLDRLIQELSLNPDAAELLKRRVLQVRGVARFNPRLAVRDISRDQLARIETNRTALAGVSVEAVAHRSYAHGNLAAHVVGYMNEVSPPELKKDRGKTYRPGDLVGRFGVERMYENHLRGVPGRERIVVDAKGIRKGSDVAVDLLKGERRVEPQPGHNIVLTIDVELQRLVERALNQFPAGAAVVLEAQTGRVLASASRPAFEPNLLTGRLTPEEGRRLINDPHRPLIDKVVQENYFPGSTYKVIPAIAGVEEKLITWDDTVLCKGWHSFGRRSFRCAHVHKKVDLHEAIARSCNVYFYTLAEQVGMDALARYARLFGLGAATGLGLNDEVAGHIPSKAWYAAQKIPFRLGFTLNAGIGQGNTKVTPIQIATLYAAIANGGTLYLPQIVERIEDGKGLVVQSFAPRVRRVVPVAAATLSRVRAALRGVVEDPEGTARESRLEEVAVAGKTGTAQVTRRSNQGKTIWLADHSWFAAFAPAEKPEIALAVLIEHGGKAAKVAAPVAMEIIRGYFKYVAPRGAARGPQASLPAPESAP encoded by the coding sequence ATGATCCCACACGGCGAAATCCCCGAGTTCCGACAGCGCTACCGCTATCTGGTGGCGCTGGTGGGGGTGAGCTTCGCCATCCTGGTGGGGCGCCTCTGGCAGCTCCAGATCATCGACGGGGATCACTACCGGCGGCAGACCGAGGACAACTTCGTCCAGGAGACGCGCATTCCGACGGTTCGTGGCCTCATCCTGGACCGCAAGGGTCGCTCGCTGGTGGCCAACCGCCCCTCCTACGACGTCTACGTCACGCCCCGCTTCGCCACCGAGGCCAGCCTGGACCGCCTGATCCAGGAGCTGTCGCTCAACCCGGACGCGGCCGAGCTCCTCAAGCGACGCGTGCTGCAGGTCCGTGGCGTGGCGCGCTTCAACCCGAGGCTCGCCGTGCGGGACATCAGCCGGGACCAGCTCGCGCGCATCGAGACCAACCGGACCGCACTGGCGGGGGTGAGCGTCGAAGCCGTCGCCCATCGAAGCTACGCGCACGGGAATCTCGCCGCGCACGTGGTCGGCTACATGAACGAGGTCTCGCCACCGGAGCTGAAAAAGGACCGCGGCAAGACCTACCGTCCCGGCGACCTCGTCGGGCGGTTCGGGGTGGAGAGGATGTACGAGAACCACCTGCGCGGGGTCCCCGGACGCGAGCGCATCGTGGTGGACGCCAAGGGGATCCGAAAGGGGAGCGACGTCGCGGTGGACCTCCTCAAGGGAGAGCGCCGCGTGGAGCCCCAGCCCGGCCACAACATCGTGCTCACCATCGACGTGGAGCTGCAGCGGCTCGTGGAGCGCGCGCTCAATCAGTTCCCCGCCGGGGCGGCCGTGGTGCTCGAGGCCCAGACGGGCCGCGTGCTGGCGAGCGCCTCGCGCCCGGCCTTCGAGCCGAACCTCCTGACGGGGCGCCTCACCCCCGAGGAGGGGCGCCGGCTGATCAACGACCCCCATCGTCCGCTCATCGACAAGGTGGTGCAGGAGAACTACTTCCCGGGGTCTACCTACAAGGTCATCCCGGCGATCGCCGGGGTGGAGGAGAAGCTCATCACCTGGGACGACACCGTCCTGTGCAAGGGGTGGCACAGCTTCGGTCGGCGCAGCTTCCGCTGCGCGCACGTGCACAAAAAGGTCGATCTGCACGAGGCGATCGCGAGGTCGTGCAACGTCTACTTCTACACGCTCGCGGAGCAGGTCGGCATGGACGCGCTGGCTCGCTACGCGCGTCTCTTCGGCCTGGGAGCAGCCACCGGACTCGGCCTGAACGACGAGGTCGCGGGGCACATCCCGAGCAAGGCGTGGTACGCGGCCCAGAAGATCCCCTTTCGGCTCGGGTTCACGTTGAACGCGGGCATCGGGCAGGGGAACACCAAGGTGACGCCGATCCAGATCGCCACGCTCTACGCCGCCATCGCCAACGGCGGGACCCTGTACCTGCCACAGATCGTCGAGCGGATCGAAGACGGCAAGGGACTGGTCGTCCAGTCCTTCGCGCCGCGGGTGCGTCGCGTCGTTCCCGTCGCGGCGGCGACGCTCTCGCGGGTGCGAGCTGCCCTGCGCGGAGTGGTCGAGGACCCGGAAGGGACGGCGCGCGAGTCCCGGCTCGAGGAGGTGGCGGTGGCCGGGAAGACCGGGACGGCGCAGGTCACGCGGCGCTCCAACCAGGGCAAGACCATCTGGCTGGCGGACCATAGCTGGTTCGCCGCCTTCGCCCCCGCGGAGAAGCCGGAGATCGCCCTCGCGGTGCTGATCGAGCACGGCGGCAAGGCCGCCAAGGTGGCCGCGCCGGTGGCGATGGAGATCATTCGCGGGTACTTCAAGTACGTGGCCCCGAGGGGCGCCGCCCGTGGGCCGCAAGCCAGCTTGCCTGCGCCCGAGTCGGCCCCATGA
- the rodA gene encoding rod shape-determining protein RodA, which produces MKALSKLRQHFDWPLFLAICVLCAVGVVNLYSATSSTQLTLVRQQLTWIGVALGVFTVTTLFDYRLLTGLAYPLYGIGVLLLLLVLVVGKSVNESQRWIFIGGLGLQPSEIMKPIMIVVLAKYLADDPVTEGGWVKHVAIPILLVGAPMVLVLKQPDLGTAMIIFLIFLSVLTLIKLKLRAILLLMAVALVSAPLAWHYLLKGYQKQRIYTFLNPELDPVGAGWQSRQSVFAVGSGGFVGKGYMQGTQNQFHFLPERWTDFPFAVWAEEWGFLGSVLLLGIYVFLVLWAVKIATQARDRFGAVLCVGVAALYFWHVVISVGMVIGIVPVVGVTLPFVSYGGSSLVTMFCATGLLMNVAVRKSSF; this is translated from the coding sequence ATGAAGGCGCTCTCCAAGCTGCGGCAGCATTTCGACTGGCCGCTCTTCCTGGCCATCTGCGTGCTCTGCGCGGTGGGCGTGGTGAACCTCTACTCGGCGACCTCGTCCACGCAGCTCACCCTGGTGCGTCAGCAACTGACCTGGATCGGTGTGGCGCTCGGCGTCTTCACCGTCACGACCCTCTTCGACTACCGGTTGCTCACGGGGCTGGCGTACCCGCTCTACGGGATCGGTGTGCTCCTGCTCCTGCTGGTGCTCGTTGTGGGCAAGAGCGTCAACGAGTCGCAGCGCTGGATCTTCATCGGGGGGCTCGGCCTTCAGCCCTCCGAGATCATGAAGCCCATCATGATCGTCGTGCTCGCCAAGTACCTCGCCGACGACCCGGTGACCGAAGGGGGATGGGTCAAGCACGTGGCCATCCCGATCCTGCTCGTGGGCGCGCCCATGGTGCTCGTGCTGAAGCAGCCCGACCTCGGTACGGCGATGATCATCTTCCTCATCTTCTTGTCCGTGCTCACGCTCATCAAGCTGAAGCTGCGCGCGATCCTTCTCCTCATGGCGGTGGCGCTCGTCTCCGCTCCGCTGGCCTGGCACTACCTCCTCAAGGGGTATCAGAAGCAGCGCATCTACACCTTCCTCAACCCGGAGCTCGATCCCGTCGGGGCCGGATGGCAGTCCCGGCAATCGGTCTTCGCCGTGGGGTCGGGCGGCTTCGTCGGCAAGGGCTACATGCAGGGGACGCAGAACCAGTTTCACTTCCTCCCCGAGCGGTGGACCGACTTCCCGTTCGCGGTCTGGGCGGAGGAGTGGGGATTCCTCGGGAGCGTGCTGCTCCTCGGGATCTACGTCTTCCTCGTCCTCTGGGCGGTGAAGATCGCGACCCAGGCGCGGGACCGCTTCGGTGCGGTCCTCTGCGTCGGAGTGGCCGCGCTCTACTTCTGGCACGTCGTGATCAGCGTGGGGATGGTGATCGGCATCGTGCCCGTGGTGGGAGTGACGCTGCCCTTCGTGAGCTACGGCGGGTCGTCGCTCGTCACGATGTTCTGCGCCACGGGGCTCTTGATGAACGTCGCCGTGCGGAAATCGTCGTTCTAG
- a CDS encoding thiol reductase thioredoxin produces the protein MAGGRNVIEITDGNFQKEVLESSTPFLLNLSAEWCGPCKAIHSLVEELATEYTGKLRVGTVDIDHNPQVPTRYQVRSIPTLLLFKGGQVLGQLIGAHPRARIVDLLGKGF, from the coding sequence ATGGCCGGCGGACGAAACGTCATCGAGATCACAGACGGAAACTTCCAAAAGGAAGTCCTCGAATCTTCCACGCCATTTCTCCTCAACCTCTCGGCGGAGTGGTGCGGCCCCTGCAAGGCGATCCACTCGCTCGTCGAGGAGCTGGCGACCGAATACACGGGGAAGCTGCGCGTCGGCACGGTGGACATCGATCACAACCCCCAGGTCCCGACCAGGTACCAGGTGCGCAGCATTCCGACCCTGCTGCTCTTCAAGGGCGGACAGGTGCTCGGCCAGCTCATCGGCGCCCATCCCCGGGCTCGCATCGTGGACCTCCTCGGCAAGGGGTTCTAG
- the ccsA gene encoding cytochrome c biogenesis protein CcsA, giving the protein MGLFYYLTAALYALAVCGFLASLSISHDRLVVAARIALGAAALSHFVTIGNHCIVGRHPLLDTSGVISLTAWLLALGYLVAAFKWRLAVGGALVAPLSLGLLLVSGLTYHSGVLEVQTVAKTLGKVHLTLVSVGVAAFALAATASVLYLLQDSALKSRRLGTIFRRMPPLNTLDSLGRGLTLVGFPTFTLAVLTGFLWMAQLPRRGGLRAEYAISGIIWLIFASLIVARLTVGLRGRRAALLTVIGFAATGAVLLLYAGRRAIG; this is encoded by the coding sequence ATGGGTCTCTTCTACTATCTCACGGCGGCGCTCTACGCCCTGGCGGTCTGCGGGTTCCTCGCATCGCTTTCGATCTCGCACGACCGGCTGGTCGTCGCGGCGCGCATCGCGCTCGGGGCAGCCGCCCTCTCGCACTTCGTCACCATCGGCAATCACTGCATCGTCGGCCGCCACCCGCTTCTCGACACGAGCGGGGTGATCAGCCTCACTGCCTGGCTCCTCGCGCTCGGTTACCTCGTCGCGGCCTTCAAATGGCGTCTCGCGGTGGGGGGGGCGCTCGTGGCGCCGCTCAGCCTCGGGCTTCTCCTGGTGAGTGGGCTGACCTACCATTCGGGCGTCCTGGAGGTTCAGACGGTGGCGAAGACGCTCGGCAAGGTCCACCTCACCCTGGTCTCCGTCGGAGTGGCGGCCTTCGCGCTCGCGGCCACGGCCTCCGTGCTCTACCTGCTCCAGGACTCGGCGCTCAAGAGCCGACGCCTCGGCACCATCTTCCGGCGTATGCCGCCGTTGAACACGCTGGACTCGCTCGGCCGCGGCCTCACACTCGTAGGCTTTCCGACCTTCACGCTCGCGGTGTTGACCGGGTTCCTCTGGATGGCGCAGCTCCCCCGGCGCGGCGGACTTCGCGCCGAGTACGCCATCTCGGGGATCATATGGCTCATCTTCGCGTCACTCATCGTGGCCCGACTCACGGTGGGGCTGCGGGGCCGGCGGGCTGCGCTCCTGACGGTGATCGGTTTCGCGGCAACGGGCGCCGTGCTCCTCCTCTACGCGGGTCGGAGGGCCATCGGCTGA
- a CDS encoding glutamyl-tRNA reductase, whose protein sequence is MRFVVVGCNHRTAPLALRERLAVPKDRIPAALDELRALDALSEALLVSTCNRVEVYGIGESPHAAREGVQGFLAQVAGVDPAEIESALYHYEDNEALTHIFRVTASLDSMVVGEAQVAGQVKEAFTAATEAGLAGALLGRCMQRAFAVAKRVRTETGVARHPASVSSVAVDLADRVFEDLARVAVLVIGAGEMAELAVKHLKSRGASKLRVCNRSLERAKTLAMELGGEAVPFDGLAEALVWSDVVVSSTGSPQPIIHRPLLAEVMRKRKQRSLFLLDIAVPRDISSEAGQLANVYLFTVDDLAQIAEENLSARRTEAATAEQIVVFEALQFREWLRRQEAVPVIKQLRQRFVEVARQEAERTLRLLHLSGDEHQHALQGMADAIVNKLLHQPSVELKRFAAEPNGVDLAEATRRLFGLEGESAGERPANHAPELSERSETPALRKEGGTG, encoded by the coding sequence ATGCGGTTCGTCGTCGTCGGCTGCAATCATCGCACGGCTCCGCTCGCGCTGCGGGAACGGCTGGCGGTGCCGAAGGACCGCATCCCAGCGGCGCTGGACGAGCTGCGGGCGCTCGACGCCCTGTCGGAGGCGCTGCTCGTCAGCACCTGCAACCGCGTGGAGGTCTACGGCATCGGCGAATCGCCGCACGCGGCGCGCGAGGGGGTCCAGGGATTCCTCGCGCAGGTGGCGGGGGTGGACCCGGCGGAGATCGAGAGCGCCCTCTATCACTACGAAGACAACGAGGCACTGACGCACATCTTCCGCGTCACGGCGAGCCTCGACTCGATGGTGGTGGGCGAGGCGCAGGTGGCCGGCCAGGTGAAGGAGGCCTTCACGGCCGCCACCGAGGCGGGGCTCGCGGGGGCCCTGCTCGGGCGCTGCATGCAGCGCGCGTTTGCCGTGGCGAAGCGCGTGCGCACCGAAACGGGGGTGGCGCGACATCCGGCTTCCGTCAGCTCGGTGGCGGTGGACCTGGCAGATCGCGTTTTCGAGGACCTGGCGCGGGTCGCGGTGCTCGTGATCGGGGCCGGGGAGATGGCCGAGCTCGCGGTCAAGCACCTCAAGTCCCGCGGCGCGAGCAAGCTGCGGGTGTGCAACCGCAGCCTCGAGCGCGCCAAGACGCTGGCGATGGAGCTCGGCGGCGAGGCGGTTCCGTTCGACGGGCTGGCCGAGGCGCTGGTCTGGTCCGACGTGGTGGTCAGCTCGACGGGCAGCCCGCAGCCGATCATCCACCGCCCGCTGCTGGCCGAGGTGATGCGCAAGCGCAAGCAGAGATCGCTCTTCTTGCTCGACATCGCTGTGCCGCGGGACATCTCCTCCGAGGCTGGGCAGCTCGCCAACGTGTATCTGTTCACGGTGGACGACCTGGCCCAGATCGCCGAGGAAAATCTGAGCGCGCGTCGCACCGAGGCGGCCACGGCGGAACAGATCGTGGTATTCGAGGCGCTGCAGTTCAGGGAATGGCTGCGACGCCAGGAGGCGGTGCCGGTCATCAAGCAGCTCCGGCAGCGGTTCGTGGAGGTGGCGCGTCAGGAGGCGGAGCGGACGTTGCGGCTTCTGCACCTGTCGGGCGACGAACACCAGCACGCGCTGCAGGGTATGGCCGACGCGATCGTGAACAAGCTTCTGCACCAGCCGAGCGTGGAGCTCAAGCGCTTCGCCGCCGAGCCGAACGGGGTGGACCTCGCCGAGGCGACTCGGCGGCTGTTCGGCCTCGAGGGCGAGTCCGCTGGAGAGCGCCCCGCGAACCACGCACCGGAGCTCTCCGAGCGGTCCGAGACCCCGGCGTTGCGAAAGGAAGGAGGCACCGGGTGA
- the hemC gene encoding hydroxymethylbilane synthase, with protein MRRLVIGTRGSALARWQAEHVAARVRSLPSRPEVELKIIRTQGDIILDVPLAQVGGKGLFVKEIEEALLRREVDLAVHSMKDVPAELPEGLGLTAIPEREDPRDAVIGAEGGLAALPQGACVGTSSLRRRCQLLALRPDLAVDNLRGNVDTRLRKVADGQYAAIILAAAGLTRLGYLDRVTEFLPLETWLPAVGQGALGIETRCEDAELNGWLAALHHEPSARCVRAERTMLAALEGGCQVPIAGYAEVMGERLKLRALVGHPEGSPVFHAEAEGPAADPEALGSRVAEELLGRGARAVLDEVYGRGVPSA; from the coding sequence GTGAGACGTCTCGTGATCGGAACGCGCGGGAGCGCGCTCGCACGCTGGCAGGCGGAGCACGTGGCCGCGAGGGTGCGCTCGCTTCCGTCGCGCCCCGAGGTGGAGCTGAAGATCATCCGTACGCAGGGAGACATCATCCTGGATGTGCCCCTGGCGCAGGTTGGCGGCAAGGGCCTCTTCGTGAAGGAGATCGAAGAGGCGCTGCTGCGGCGCGAGGTGGACCTCGCCGTGCATTCGATGAAGGACGTGCCCGCCGAGCTGCCCGAGGGACTCGGACTGACGGCGATCCCCGAACGCGAGGATCCCCGGGACGCGGTCATCGGCGCGGAAGGCGGGCTTGCGGCCCTTCCGCAGGGGGCGTGTGTCGGGACCTCGAGCTTGCGTCGCCGGTGTCAGCTCCTTGCGCTCCGGCCGGATCTGGCCGTGGACAACCTGCGCGGCAACGTAGACACGCGGCTGCGGAAGGTGGCCGACGGGCAATACGCGGCGATCATCCTGGCGGCGGCGGGGCTCACGCGACTCGGGTATCTGGACCGCGTGACGGAGTTCCTTCCGCTGGAGACGTGGCTGCCGGCGGTGGGGCAGGGGGCGCTGGGGATCGAGACCCGCTGCGAGGACGCCGAGCTCAACGGGTGGCTCGCGGCCCTGCATCACGAGCCGTCGGCCCGGTGCGTCCGCGCCGAACGCACCATGCTCGCCGCCCTCGAAGGGGGGTGCCAGGTGCCGATAGCCGGGTACGCCGAGGTCATGGGCGAGCGGTTGAAGCTGCGCGCGCTGGTCGGGCACCCGGAGGGGAGCCCCGTCTTTCACGCCGAGGCGGAGGGGCCGGCGGCCGACCCGGAGGCGCTCGGTAGCCGCGTGGCCGAGGAACTACTCGGTCGGGGGGCGCGGGCCGTGTTGGACGAAGTCTACGGCCGCGGCGTGCCGTCCGCCTGA
- a CDS encoding DUF4911 domain-containing protein, with protein MGTLHEERWYFRLAPQEIAYVRSVVESYEGLAQVTSFPGRAEVEWVVPAGQEEEAEALRCALGRELRLVRIPRPEDWPQADGTPRP; from the coding sequence ATGGGAACGCTCCACGAGGAACGCTGGTACTTCCGGCTCGCGCCGCAGGAAATCGCCTACGTGCGCTCGGTCGTCGAGTCGTACGAAGGGCTCGCGCAGGTCACGTCCTTTCCGGGCCGCGCAGAGGTGGAGTGGGTCGTGCCCGCCGGGCAAGAGGAGGAAGCCGAGGCCCTGCGCTGCGCGCTCGGTCGAGAGCTGCGGCTGGTACGCATTCCGAGACCGGAGGACTGGCCTCAGGCGGACGGCACGCCGCGGCCGTAG